The Shewanella japonica genome has a window encoding:
- the asnC gene encoding transcriptional regulator AsnC has protein sequence METPFQRDQLDNQILEALMEEARTPFAELAKRFAVSAGTIHVRVEKMKQAGIITGARITVDPKALGYDVCCFIGINLKSAGDYPAAISKLNALEEVVEAYYTTGNYSVFVKVMCQSIDGLQHVLINRIQSIDEIQSTETLISLQNPIVRGVKP, from the coding sequence TGGAAACCCCATTTCAAAGAGATCAGCTCGATAATCAAATTCTTGAAGCATTGATGGAAGAAGCCCGCACCCCTTTTGCTGAACTGGCGAAACGATTTGCCGTCAGTGCAGGGACGATTCATGTCCGAGTAGAAAAAATGAAACAAGCAGGCATTATTACTGGAGCAAGGATAACAGTAGATCCTAAAGCTTTAGGCTATGACGTTTGCTGTTTTATTGGTATCAATTTAAAAAGTGCAGGTGATTATCCTGCTGCCATATCAAAGTTAAATGCCCTTGAGGAAGTTGTTGAGGCATATTATACCACTGGTAATTACAGTGTTTTTGTAAAGGTAATGTGCCAGTCTATCGATGGATTACAGCATGTTTTAATCAATCGCATCCAGTCAATTGATGAAATTCAATCAACAGAAACATTAATCAGCCTACAAAACCCTATTGTTCGTGGTGTTAAGCCTTAG